From the genome of Brachyhypopomus gauderio isolate BG-103 chromosome 20, BGAUD_0.2, whole genome shotgun sequence, one region includes:
- the LOC143484410 gene encoding histone H2A-like, producing MSGRGKSGGKVRAKAKTRSSRAGLQFPVGRVHRLLRKGNYAQRVGAGAPVYLAAVLEYLTAEILELAGNAARDNKKTRIIPRHLQLAVRNDEELNKLLGRVTIAQGGVLPNIQAVLLPKKTEKAAKTK from the coding sequence ATGAGTGGCAGAGGGAAAAGCGGTGGAAAGGTGAGGGCCAAGGCAAAGACTCGCTCGTCCCGCGCTGGACTGCAGTTTCCCGTGGGCCGTGTACACAGGCTTTTGCGCAAAGGCAACTATGCCCAGCGTGTCGGTGCTGGTGCTCCGGTCTACTTGGCTGCCGTGCTGGAGTATCTGACTGCTGAGATTCTCGAGTTGGCCGGTAACGCCGCCCGTGACAACAAGAAGACCCGTATCATTCCTCGTCATCTTCAACTCGCCGTGCGTAACGACGAGGAGTTGAACAAGCTGTTGGGAAGAGTCACCATCGCTCAGGGTGGCGTACTGCCCAACATTCAGGCTGTTCTGTTGCCCAAAAAGACCGAGAAGGCGGCTAAGACCAAGTAA
- the LOC143484407 gene encoding histone H3, protein MARTKQTARKSTGGKAPRKQLATKAARKSAPATGGVKKPHRYRPGTVALREIRRYQKSTELLIRKLPFQRLVREIAQDFKTDLRFQSSAVMALQEASEAYLVGLFEDTNLCAIHAKRVTIMPKDIQLARRIRGERA, encoded by the coding sequence ATGGCAAGAACCAAGCAAACCGCCCGTAAGTCCACCGGTGGCAAAGCCCCGAGGAAGCAGCTCGCCACTAAGGCTGCCCGCAAGAGCGCCCCAGCCACCGGCGGCGTGAAGAAACCTCATCGTTACAGGCCCGGTACTGTCGCGCTGAGGGAGATTCGTCGTTATCAAAAGTCTACCGAGTTGCTGATCCGCAAGTTGCCTTTCCAGCGCCTGGTGAGAGAAATCGCTCAGGATTTCAAGACCGATCTCCGTTTCCAAAGCTCTGCCGTCATGGCTCTGCAGGAGGCTAGTGAGGCATACCTGGTTGGTCTGTTCGAGGACACCAACCTGTGTGCCATCCACGCCAAGAGAGTCACCATTATGCCCAAGGACATCCAGCTGGCCCGCCGCATTCGTGGAGAACGTGCTTAA
- the LOC143484629 gene encoding histone H4 → MSGRGKGGKGLGKGGAKRHRKVLRDNIQGITKPAIRRLARRGGVKRISGLIYEETRGVLKVFLENVIRDAVTYTEHAKRKTVTAMDVVYALKRQGRTLYGFGG, encoded by the coding sequence ATGTCTGGAAGAGGAAAGGGTGGTAAAGGACTTGGGAAAGGAGGCGCTAAGCGTCATCGCAAGGTTCTCCGTGATAACATTCAGGGCATTACTAAGCCCGCAATCCGCCGTCTGGCTCGTCGTGGCGGTGTAAAGCGTATCTCCGGTCTGATTTACGAGGAGACCCGTGGTGTTCTCAAAGTGTTCCTGGAGAACGTGATCAGAGACGCGGTCACCTACACCGAGCATGCCAAGAGAAAGACCGTCACCGCTATGGATGTGGTTTATGCTCTGAAACGCCAGGGACGTACTCTGTACGGTTTCGGAGGTTAA
- the LOC143484403 gene encoding histone H2B 1/2-like isoform X1 codes for MCSRAVFYSVVRFSTTTMPEPAKSAPKKGSKKAVTKTAAKGGKKRRKTRKESYAIYVYKVLKQVHPDTGISSKAMGIMNSFVNDIFERIAGEASRLAHYNKRSTITSREIQTAVRLLLPGELAKHAVSEGTKAVTKYTSSKKLG; via the exons ATGTGCTCTCGCGCCGTTTTTTATTCTGTTGTTCGTTTTTCTACAACTACAATGCCTGAGCCTGCGAAGTCCGCCCCAAAGAAGGGATCCAAGAAAGCCGTGACCAAGACGGCGGCTAAAGGAGGCAAGAAGCGCAGAAAGACCAGGAAGGAGAGCTACGCTATCTACGTgtacaaagtcctgaagcaggtCCACCCTGATACCGGCATTTCTTCCAAGGCGATGGGAATCATGAATTCTTTCGTGAACGACATCTTCGAGCGCATCGCTGGTGAGGCTTCTCGTCTCGCCCACTACAACAAGCGCTCTACCATCACCTCCAGGGAGATCCAGACCGCCGTGCGCCTGCTGCTTCCTGGTGAACTTGCCAAACACGCCGTGTCTGAGGGCACAAAGGCCGTCACCAAGTATACCAGCTCCAA AAAATTGGGCTGA
- the LOC143484403 gene encoding histone H2B 1/2-like isoform X2 — protein MCSRAVFYSVVRFSTTTMPEPAKSAPKKGSKKAVTKTAAKGGKKRRKTRKESYAIYVYKVLKQVHPDTGISSKAMGIMNSFVNDIFERIAGEASRLAHYNKRSTITSREIQTAVRLLLPGELAKHAVSEGTKAVTKYTSSK, from the coding sequence ATGTGCTCTCGCGCCGTTTTTTATTCTGTTGTTCGTTTTTCTACAACTACAATGCCTGAGCCTGCGAAGTCCGCCCCAAAGAAGGGATCCAAGAAAGCCGTGACCAAGACGGCGGCTAAAGGAGGCAAGAAGCGCAGAAAGACCAGGAAGGAGAGCTACGCTATCTACGTgtacaaagtcctgaagcaggtCCACCCTGATACCGGCATTTCTTCCAAGGCGATGGGAATCATGAATTCTTTCGTGAACGACATCTTCGAGCGCATCGCTGGTGAGGCTTCTCGTCTCGCCCACTACAACAAGCGCTCTACCATCACCTCCAGGGAGATCCAGACCGCCGTGCGCCTGCTGCTTCCTGGTGAACTTGCCAAACACGCCGTGTCTGAGGGCACAAAGGCCGTCACCAAGTATACCAGCTCCAAGTAA
- the LOC143484053 gene encoding histone H3 — MARTKQTARKSTGGKAPRKQLATKAARKSAPATGGVKKPHRYRPGTVALREIRRYQKSTELLIRKLPFQRLVREIAQDFKTDLRFQSSAVMALQEASEAYLVGLFEDTNLCAIHAKRVTIMPKDIQLARRIRGERA, encoded by the coding sequence ATGGCAAGAACCAAGCAGACCGCCCGTAAATCCACCGGTGGCAAAGCCCCGAGGAAGCAACTCGCCACTAAGGCTGCCCGCAAGAGCGCTCCAGCCACCGGCGGCGTGAAGAAGCCTCATCGTTACAGGCCTGGTACTGTCGCGCTGAGGGAGATTCGTCGTTATCAAAAATCTACCGAGCTGCTGATCCGCAAGTTGCCTTTTCAGCGCCTGGTGAGAGAAATCGCTCAGGATTTCAAGACCGATCTCCGATTCCAGAGTTCCGCCGTCATGGCTTTGCAGGAGGCTAGTGAGGCATACCTGGTCGGTCTGTTCGAGGACACGAACTTGTGCGCCATTCACGCCAAGAGAGTCACCATCATGCCCAAGGACATCCAGCTGGCCCGCCGCATTCGTGGAGAACGTGCTTAA
- the LOC143484412 gene encoding histone H2A-like: MTGRGKTGGKTRAKAKTRSSRAGLQFPVGRVHRLLRKGNYAERVGAGAPVYLAAVLEYLTAEILELAGNAARDNKKTRIIPRHLQLAVRNDEELNKLLGGVTIAQGGVLPNIQAVLLPKKTEKTVKAK; this comes from the coding sequence ATGACTGGCAGAGGGAAAACCGGTGGGAAGACAAGGGCCAAGGCCAAGACTCGCTCGTCCCGCGCTGGACTGCAGTTTCCTGTCGGCCGTGTACACAGGCTTTTGCGCAAAGGCAACTATGCTGAGCGTGTCGGTGCTGGTGCTCCGGTCTACTTGGCTGCCGTGCTGGAGTATCTGACTGCTGAGATTCTCGAGTTAGCCGGTAACGCCGCCCGCGACAACAAGAAGACTCGTATCATTCCTCGTCATCTTCAACTCGCCGTGCGTAACGACGAGGAGTTGAACAAATTGTTGGGAGGAGTAACCATCGCTCAGGGTGGCGTACTGCCCAACATTCAGGCTGTTTTGCTGCCTAAGAAAACCGAGAAGACTGTCAAAGCCAAGTGA
- the LOC143484317 gene encoding histone H1-like, which yields MAEVAPAPTAAAPAKAPKKKAAARPKKAGPSVGELIVKAVSASKERSGVSLAALKKSLAAGGYDVEKNNSRVKLAIKSLVTKGTLVQTKGTGASGSFKINKQAEPKKKPAKKAAPKVKKSPAKKPAAAKKPKKVAAKKPAAAAKKSPKKVKKPAAAKATKSPKKAKKPAAPKKAAKSPKKAKIVKPKSTKPKAKKAAPKKK from the coding sequence ATGGCAGAAGTGGCTCCAGCCCCGACCGCAGCGGCGCCGGCTAAAGCACCCAAGAAGAAAGCAGCCGCTAGACCCAAGAAAGCGGGACCCAGCGTCGGTGAGCTCATCGTTAAAGCTGTTTCGGCTTCCAAAGAACGGAGCGGTGTGTCTCTCGCCGCTCTGAAAAAATCTTTGGCTGCTGGCGGTTACGACGTGGAGAAGAACAACTCTCGCGTCAAGCTCGCCATCAAGAGCCTGGTGACGAAAGGGACTTTGGTGCAGACCAAAGGAACCGGTGCGTCTGGCTCATTTAAGATCAACAAGCAAGCGGAACCCAAGAAGAAGCCTGCCAAGAAAGCCGCACCTAAGGTGAAAAAGTCGCCCGCTAAGAAACCTGCCGCGGCTAAAAAGCCCAAGAAGGTCGCGGCAAAGAAGCCCGCCGCCGCTGCAAAGAAGTCGCCCAAGAAGGTGAAGAAGCCCGCTGCCGCCAAAGCTACCAAGAGTCCCAAGAAAGCGAAGAAGCCGGCTGCTCCGAAAAAAGCAGCCAAAAGCCCCAAGAAGGCAAAGATTGTCAAGCCCAAGTCCACCAAGCCAAAGGCGAAAAAAGCAGCCCCCAAGAAGAAGTAA